In the genome of Meles meles chromosome 16, mMelMel3.1 paternal haplotype, whole genome shotgun sequence, one region contains:
- the PDCL3 gene encoding phosducin-like protein 3 has product MQDPNADTEWNDILRKKGILPSKESLKDLEKEAEEEEQRVLQQSIVKTYEDMTLEELEDNEDEFNEEDERAIEMYRQQRLAEWKATQLKNKFGEVLEISGKDYVQEVTKAGEGLWVILHLYKQGIPLCALINQHFSGLARKFPDVKFIKAISTTCIPNYPDRNLPTIFVYLEGDIKAQFIGPLVFGGMNLTIDELEWKLSESGAIKTDLEENPKKPIEDALLSSVRCSISTRRDSDSEDD; this is encoded by the exons ATGCAG GACCCCAATGCAGATACTGAATGGAATGACATCTTACGCAAAAAGGGCATCTTGCCCTCAAAGGAAAGCTTGAAAGATTTGGAAAAGGAAgctgaagaagaagaacagcGAGTCCTTCAGCAGTCAATTG TGAAAACATATGAAGATATGACTTTGGAAGAGCTGGAGGATAATGAAGATGAATTTAATGAGGAAGATGAACGTGCTATTGAAATGTACAG GCAGCAAAGACTGGCTGAATGGAAAGCAACTCAActgaagaataaatttggagAAGTTTTGGAGATCTCAGGAAAAGATTATGTTCAAGAAGTTACCAAGGCTGGCGAGGGCTTGTGGGTAATCTTGCACCTTTACAAACAAGG CATTCCCCTCTGTGCCCTCATAAATCAGCACTTCAGTGGACTTGCCAGGAAGTTTCCTGATGTCAAATTTATTAAAGCCATTTCAACAACCTGCATACCCAATTATCCTGATAGGAATCTGCCTACAATATTTGTGTACCTTGAAGGTGATATCAAGGCACAATTTATTGGACCTCTGGTGTTTGGTGGCATGAACCTGACAATAGATG AGTTGGAGTGGAAACTGTCAGAGTCTGGAGCAATCAAGACAGACTTGGAGGAGAACCCTAAGAAACCAATTGAAGACGCTTTGCTTTCCTCAGTGCGGTGCTCCATTTCCACAAGAAGGGATAGCGATTCTGAGGATGACTAA